Within Nematostella vectensis chromosome 1, jaNemVect1.1, whole genome shotgun sequence, the genomic segment TGTAAATGACCGAAGGTGTGTGCTCGCTTCATCGTGTCGCTGGTAACATTAACGTTTGTCTCTTGATTTTGTCAGAGGTGTTTGAGCCTTTCTTCCGCAAGTATATCGACACATACAAATACAAAACCTGCACGACAGACGAGTGGAAGACATTCCTGTTCGACTATTTTAAAGATAAGGTACTGTCCTTTTTTTATACGCTGTCCGACAAATGTCCGTCTGCCTTTGAGTTTCACTCTTACATTTCATCAACAAGTTTTTCCCCCACTAAACTGTCTAAAGTTCTCCCCAGACTAATATACTTGAGACTGTTGATTGGGAAGCGTGGTTGCGAAAGCCTGGTATGCCGCCAGTCAATATGATTGAAAGGTAGGAACGTTATCCCATTGGTTTAGCTTACTGAAAATGACGTATCATAgctagttatttttttttcagatatgaCTCATCGTTAGCAGACGCTTGCATAAGCCTGTGCCAAAAGTGGATTAATGTAAGTattataaagtattttttttcgtcctcGAGCGTCCCCTTTGAGTGCAGCTTTAAGAgacgccccccccctcccccccaactCACTTTAATTTCAAAAGCCAAGTCAAGACACGGACTTGGGAAATTCCTATGTCAGAGTTAGGCCACAGCGGTAAGAGACTAACGTGCTAGGTGACCTAGTGTTATGGTCTTTTAGAGATCAACTGACATATCAGAGCAAGGAATACGTCTAGATGCATAAATTTGAATTATTCTGAATTGTTTCCTTATTGCAGGCGAGCGAGAAGGAGTTGAATTCGTTTTCCTCACAAGACATCGCTTCCTTCACATCACCCCAAAAAGTGGAATTTCTAGCACAACTTTTAGCAAAGGTAACACAAAGAGTTTATATAGGAAAGGGTGTATTTCTTTTATCTCATATAGGTTTATTGGTTGTTTTTATTCTATAGACATCGAGCTCGCCGCTTTCAGTAGCTCATTTGCAGGCCATGCAGAACGCGTACCAGTTCAACTCGTACAAGAACTCTGAGATCAAGTTCAGGTACATCTAAACTTTCATTCTTTTTAAATAGCCTTATGAACCACACcagtgttattgtttttatttttcaatataGGAAAATAAACTATTTTAAAAAGTTTCGAAATATAAATGTAGAAAGAATGTTTTATAATGCACTCGCCAAATCCAATCGAAAATACCGCAATTTCCTTCCTCATATCAGCCGATGGTAAGGGATGCTTTCTTCACTtcgtattttgctaggatgcaAAATGGCGGCGGACGGAGACTGTTCAATCTGATCAAACGTACACTTTTTGATTGCATCTTGCTTCGAAATGTTGCTACTCAATTATGTTTCTAGACTGGCACACAGCGAATTTCAATCtgttatgttatgttgtgTGATCTCATGGCCGTACATCTGATTGTttgatagtctattttttgCAGTGGCGACGCACGCTACTCTGACCACCCGTACTACTAGTAGTTCACTCGAATATTCGCAGTTTGCTATGGTTATTTTCCCATATTTACGACTGGACTTGAGGAGCTTGACATTTTGCTAACAACACCTTTTATATGTTAACCAGATGGCTACGCCTTTGCGTGCGAAGTGGTTGGGCCGATGCGTTCCAGCCAACGGTGGACTTCTTGTTGAGTCAAGGAAGAATGAAGTTTACCCGTCCCCTTTACGagtgagtaaaaaaaaaactctcgtGTATTAGACATTTGTCTAAATGAACTTAACCTAAAGAGTTAATATGGGCTTCATATGGGCTAATTTACGACTGCAACTAGTATATGTGCCTGACGCTCATTGATCCTCACTGGGTAACGTAATCAATTCAATCAAACCTGGTCTCACCATAACAAATGATTTCCTTATCCAGCCCGACTCATGAAGGTTTAAAGTTTAAACGTTGAAGCCTTTTTTCCATCCGTTGATGTGACCCCTTTTTCTGGGCATGATACAGATTTTGCCAATACAGCACAGCCCTTTGACGCAACAACATGACTCGAATTTCTTCTTTGTCAGGGAGTTATTCAAATGCGAGAAGTCAAAAGATCTCGCCGTGACGACATTCAAGAAGCACCGGGCATTCTACCACCCTATATGCTCAGCTATGGTGGCCAAGGACCTCGGCATCGATTAGAATAAATCAATTTTCAAAAGACAAATGTGTAGTACTAATAAAACTATTTGATCATGAGTAGTTGCGTACTGTCTGTTTATCAAGAAATAGCGCAGGAATATCTCAGGTATGGGGGTTTTATACAAGCTTTACGAGCCAGTCATCAAGTTCTGCTTTAAAAGTGGTTGCTTTGCATAGTTCTGACGCTCTTTCGGATATGAATATCTACTCTCGGTACACACTACATGTTAAAACCTGTTAAAAGGGTGTGAAAGAACAACTGGGGGCGACGGGCGGTAGTGTCATTTTCAGTGACAGTGCCTATATGGACATACATAAGTGTAAAATAGTTTGAAAAGTCTATCCAAACTGACATGACTGTTTACAGCTTCAAAAGAACAGGAATTTTGAAACCTTTAAAAAACTGCTTTCTTTATAATTTCAAGTGTTTTATATGCAAAATACTTCCAAAGTATACATTTAAATCTATGTTAATATTAGACAATTGTTTGCTAGACAATTGTTTGAAGAAGTTGAAGACCGAATATAAGAGACAATTGCTAACCAGCTTTCTTATGTGACATGCAAGACAGAAAAAATCTGTTATAAGACTTGTTAAGTAGATAATTAGGTAATTGAGATACCCTGACTGCTAAACAAACATCAGTACATCTGGAAGTGGAGGTCAGTATCACTGTAAGGTGAGCAATCCATCATCCTTCTATTAGAGTTACCCCCTTTGATTTTTAAACTTTATCACATAAagaattgtttatttttattttaaatgctAGATAATCACAATGGCTTTGTTCTACCATGCAATCTTCTTGATCGTTCTCGTTTCTGCTACCGcgggaaaattttcaaaacgtAAGTGTGATAAAACATAACTTGAGTGAATCTAAAATATAGGTATTTGTCTTCCCTATTGGACATTTGAataattttgacaaaagattgTTGTAGGCTGAATGTCAAGAACACGGTGATGGTTGGGTTCACTGTTTGCGTTGGAGGCCAGAGAGTTTAAActtttactgtcgaatccgttgtatcgcgatgttgcattttcaaaacatcgatttgtttttgtcttttgggattttctgttccgccagtcaaattattctaagccaatcagattcttgccatctctcgcctcgTGCAGTTGCccggctttctgtcgcgacactgtctggttttcgtctagaggatagccagggaagtgcaaaAAGCGAGacttggctcagaatggttttactgaccgaacagaaaaccaaaacaaatcgtgttttgaaaacgcgggtcgcgatacaacggattcgacagtaaactAATTCTATTTCCTTGACTAGACACAGAACAATGCAAAGACCTTTCGATATTTGTGATTCATGTCCACTCCTCCTCTGAAACATGTTACACAGGGGGAGGGTAGCTTACCAGTATAAAACGTAAAACTATGATTATGGCGTGCCCTTTTATTCTTTTAACTCTCTCTGCGGacttatataaaataaaggtATTGAAGTATACAAACTTCTATCAACATGTCGTGAGGAAAATAATTGGGCCACCGGTAAACAGTGCACTGTCTGACAAACTGACCACTCTCTACAGCTTTGACATTTGTCGATGTGATTATCAATTCGTTGACAGATACTAAGAAAGTGTCTCATGGACAAGGCGTGGAGCACCAGACGAAACATGTAGCTCCAACTAAAGAAGACGAACCGGATGATGATGTGTTCGATTATAAAAATGACGACAAAACCACGACGAATATATCTACGAATAGCACTCGAACGAAAGTGATCATTGACTGTGACGTGGGTGTAGACGATGCGCAAGCGATCATGATTGCACTTTCCCAGGATAGTATCGAGATCCTTGCGATAACCACGGTCACAGGCAACCAGAACACCGAGCAAGCTACCAACAATACCCTCAAAGTGCTGGACTATTGCGGAGAGCGAAATATTCCTGTCTACAAAGGGATTACAGAGGGGCTAACGGGTAGGTGTACCATACTCACATTCTGCTTAAACTTCGACCTGTATTAAGTATTATAATAACTTAGAGATAACAGAAATAGTATACTTGAAGGTGCGGATGCAGACAAACAAACGCATAGGTAATGTAGCTTATATAGGAAAGgttgaaaaaaaaggttgtaAAAAGTTAACATTTGAATACGTTAATTTAAAAGACAAATTTACCTTGTTTTCACTTGAACTCTTGGCGTACAACATAACTTTTTGCATTATCAAAGATAATCACATAAGATCTGTAATCTCAGAAAAGGTTGGCATTGGACTAcgttaatttaaaaaaacaatttgacCTTGTTTTCACTTTAACTCTTGGCGTACGAAACTCCTTTTTTGCATTATCTAAGATTATCACATAAGATCTGTAATCTTAGGTGATTTTGTGGAGCTGTCGGCGTATCACGGGCAAGATGGACTGGGAGATGCGCAAGGGTTGAGGGAGCCCGATCGAACTCCCCTGAAGGACAAACACGCTGTGCTTGCCATGATCGATCTCGTGAAGGCCAACCCAGGAGAGGCAAGTATTTGGAATAAGGTTTCAAACACtgttaaaattactttttgtcGTATCCTACTCGGTCACCACACCCAAACTTGCTAAGCAGTCACGGTGATTAGTGGCTATTGGGCTTATTAGATCAAAGGCTGTTTTTCTTCTGCGTTCGTCTCTTTCCTTACAGTGGTATCAAGTTTTTCGATACTTTCTTGAAATGCGCGGGCCCACGGCGTAGGAGCGCGAGAAAATTTAAGAGTCTAACTTTCTTCTTTATGCCCTGGTCCTCAAGGGCATAATCCTATAACGTTATATTCTCCTCATATGTTTTATGATGTACCGTGGATAACAGAGCTGAAGTacgcctcgaaatattggacGGCACAGCCACGATCCTTCTGGTCGTTTCCTCGTATTCTTTTGATaatatggggggaggggggcatgAATCTCCACTGCTACGGCCCTTGATAATAAGCATGCGCTGGCTTCCTACCTAACACGCCTTAGAGGACCAACGTCATATTCTCATCATGTTTTATGTAATGCTGTAGATAAGCATACTCGCACTGGCCCCCCTCACTAACCTCGCCATAGCGGGACGGCTGGATCCCACTTTTCTGACGAACGTCAAGGCTGTCCACATGATGGGCGGTAACAAACACGCGGTCGGCAACCATCTCGTCACCGCTGAGTTCAACTTTGGCGCCGACCCGGAAGCCGCACACATCGTACTCAATGAATTCAAGTGCAACATGAGTTTGATCACGTGGGAGTTTACCTTGGAGAACCCCATGACATGGGCGTGGTTCGATGAGTACGCGGCGGTAAACACGACCAAGGGGCGCTTCATCTATAACATCACCCGACATGTAAGTATCATTGTTAAGTGGCAGTGCTACGGGATGGGATAGGGAGGACAGTTACTCCAACTCTTCGGATTAAACATGGGTCTCACAGGTAAACGATTCTCACAGGAGAATGccgctttttgttgttgtgtaGGATAGGTAGTCGTAGGTAAATATTTTTTGAGCGGGTAGGAGCCTAACATGagttatgttttatttaaaattatttccAATTTACCCAAATGGTGGCTGGTAGGACAAAAGCGCTTGGTCAACCGCTTGCATCGCTCTGTTTGGATGTGCCCTTGAAATGTCGTGGCCTTGAAATGCTCTATTATGACATGTACATCGTGCGATATCCCTAAGAGGAAGCATAATTGGTCATACATTGCGCAGTGATTCACTCGGTGAGAATAGTCAATATGCTTCGCCTAAAGTTCCATCTTCTTTTGCACGCCAAATGCTTTTTGTTCAAAATACTCGCTTGCTCGCAGACGACAAATATCAAAGTGCTCTTGTTCGCACAAAGTACTGCCATGCTTACATACTTGTCAATCTGCTACTCCTTCCAGCATCCTTGTCTCCCTCGCAGCCGTTCTagactcgtcacgctaggcggcGCTTGGTTACTGGGGCTCAAACGCGTTACTGGGGCTCTAACGCCGCCTAGTTTGACGAGTCCAGAACGGCTGCGAGTGAGACCACAGCATTCCCCTCGCATTTAAAGCCGAGAGATAGTCCACGTTCTAATGCTATCAACTCATTGACATCAACAGCTGAAGACTTTTGAGAATGGCGGCCCTTACATCACGTGTGATCCCTTCACAGTCGCGGTTGCCGCTCGCCCGGATATCATCACTAAGTCCAAGATGGTGTACCTGACGGTCGAACTGGACGGTAGGATCACCAGGGGGCAGGTCGTGGTGGACTGGAGAGGAGTGATGGGTAAGCCGCCTAATGTGCTTCTCATCGAGAACGTCGACATGAGCAAGTTCAAAAGGATGATGCTGGATTCCGTAGACGCCCCACGCACTATTGGCGGCTCAAGGAGAtcgaattattattaaatcaaCGCATAACATAGCGCAAAGCCGTAGTAGATGTAGGATAGCGTAAAAGGAGATTTAATTATTGTTatgcaaaaagaaaatattttgtttaagaaataaaaataaattaaaagcaAATTCATCCCGCTGTTATATCTTGCCTTCCCTATTTCCATCCTCATGGTTGAGGGTCGGCGATTCTGCTGTTACAAAGTCATGAGCCACTTGGGCCCAGACAGGCCAGTCCAGTCTCTGATATCGTCTGGTCATCGTCTTCTTTGTCTTCCTCTAGATCTTTTTCTCATAACCGATCCCGCAAAGATTTGAGTGGACTGGTTTCCAGCCCGTGTGACATTTGATAAGTGTCATATTCTTAGGGATGGATCCATGCAACAAAAGCCCCAAATAAAATTGGCTGTAACTTGAATCACGGCTTTTGAGGCAACATATTTTAGTAAACACGTCATTGTCCCCCGCTGTGGAAGGGTTTTGTCCCTATTGTTTTAGAACTTTTATTTCCGCTTCGTGGAAATCTCCCACCGTGACATCATCCTGATCATGCTCCagctcaatggcgagtcacacaaagcagccatttccatcggcgtattcaagcgagtaaccaagatagtttcaatcaaatatcgtcaataacatatccgAAATCATTCGTAGTTTGTTATGTtaaagtttccttgcgaattaacagctgtattttcaatgataaacaataacaaaggggtgggtgatcgacattctttaagagGGACTTTCCCTATTTCATTGTTTACAGTATGTAAATATGCATATAGTCTACTGGGTTCTGATAAACAGCCGTGATTCTCTGGACCGACATCGTCTAAAAACACGACAAGTTCGAGTGAATCAGCTAATGAAATGACAAATCTTGAAAACATTCGTTTAGCTTTCACTCTTGCAGGCAAATCAGAATGGAATAAGATGGTAGCTATACAGGAAAACCTGTCAAGACTTGCGAACAAAAACAATGTTATCATACAAGACTTAAAGACCACATTGCAGATCGTACAACAAGAACTAGAAAGCGTTCATCAAAACATCTTTGACCGGCAAACGGGGAAGGCAGCAGAAGCGCTCGCTACGATAAGCAATGTCGCCTCACAGATGGCCTCCGTGGCGAACAAACTACAAACCGACTATGAGGTAGCAATTAATGATGTTGGAAGCGCATTGGAAGACGTGAAAAAACAAGTTCAAAATAATCTTTAGACTATTAGTATACTGTATCTCGATTTTAAGCTCCTAGTAGCCTGGTCGTGGATTATATGGTGTGTACATGCATTTTATTCACTTTACCGTCGTAGTGAATAATACAATCATAAAGTCCAACAGCAGTCAACAGCATTGAGAAAATATTCTTTGCAGCCTCCATTGCTATTTTCTTTGGAGGTCTGAATACTAGACAAAATCCAAATATCCGAAGTCAGATCCACAGGATCTTCTAAGTGTTTTTGATTGCGAATATTTACTGCAGTCACGACAAAGTTTAGCTTGTCCGTGTCGGGACAGACGTATGGAGCTTGGGTTGGTTGTCTTGGTGTAGCCAGGGTTGGGCAcatagcccctccccccccccccccaatatcaCCTTGGAGGTATCTCcaaatttataaataaatcacaagcatctttttgtgttgtcAAAACATAGATTCTCGATACAATTAAACTAACAACAAGAGAAAACACTTATTGTTATGATCAACAGCACCTATATTTCGGCTGTGTACAACAGTCTTCTTCAGGTCACCATAAGGACGGCTTTTGTACACAGCCGAAATATAGGTGCTGTTGATCATGACAAAGTGTTTTCTCTTGTTATTAGTTATCCacatttataaatatataaaatctaAATTTACCGGCCTCTCGCCCTTACTACACACCCCCATCACATCCCTAATCATCAACAAAGCACAGATCCAAAGACAAGAGACATAGTCAAATAGGAGTGGTATGACTTTTTACAGTTTACTCAATAAACACAATATGACAAATTCTGGAGCTCCATATTATTATCAAATTTACACAAGCTTAGAAAGTTCTCAAACATAGATTCTGTCTTCGCGGAAGGGGTGTTTGTAGGCCCCTGTGTATTTAGCCGCGGCAGCAGCTGCTGCAAGAGCAACAGCAGCCCCAGAACCAAGGGCCCAGCTTTTCcctttaaaacaaaacaacataatGTTATTTAGCCAATGTATATTGTAGTCAAGGTTCCAGTAACGGGAGGCCGACCGAAGGGTTTCAAAAACGGGAGGACAGATTCATTGTTTTTCATTGGGTTTACTTATATtagttgttatttttaagacaAATATCCGAAAATAGGGGGGCCGGCGCCCACTtggcccacccctagatattCCCCTGGTAGTGATACATACAGTGAATGTGAAAAGGTAGAAGAACTTACGGCTAATTCCTATCAATGCCCCGCTTGCTGCACCACCAGCAGCCCAGTTCTTGTAGTCATCTTTCCCACGAATGGCGGCCATTGCACAAGTTGTACCAGCAAACAGGGATGCAGCCCCCCCTGCCAACAAGCAGATCACTTTGAACAAACAGGTCAAACGTGTAGGCAATCCCCAACACACATAAACTCTACAGACACATTTGCAAATCCCTGTTTTGCATCCAGTCTGAAGATACCTATGTTCAGAATCTTTGTTTACAGTATTCTCTTTGATAAgcacaatacaccaaaaattgCAGAAAATAATCACATCCCCCCTCAACACTGCTATTTGCAGGCTTTTAACTGTGTAAAACGGTACATAAATATTTTGTGATAATAATATGAACTGTAAGAGAACACTTTCTTTGATTCGCAAAGAAATTCGACTCTAGTATTCTACTCCAGGAAGTGCCCATTTATGAGAGAGTTGACTGTGTACTGTATCCTGAACTATGAACTATGTATTGCgccttgtttattttatttgttattaaaTGTGTAACTCCATTCTTTCACTTTAAACATTGGCATATTTTGACTCTGGTTTGGTTTTCCTTTACCATCTTCTGTCTCTATAAACTGAACACATAACATGTCTCTATAAACTAAACATTATGCCGCATACCAACAAGAAGGGTACTGTTCTTGACTATGGTCAGTGCCTGAAGAATGAGAGGTGTTGGCGCTGGTTTGGGTGGAGTGAGGGCAGCTGCTGCAGACCCATATAGTGCACCTATGACATACAAAAACAGTCAAGCTAAATGTAAACAGTCTAGTTACATTAAGACCACAGGTATCCCCGTCTCACAGTGTGTTACAATGATATCTTGTGACTCTTAGTTTGTAGTACATTAACATCTGGAGTTAAAATGGGCTGTTCATGGGATTTTACATTtctatgaaataaaattttaaaaattaatagaGAGTAGCCGATAATAGGATGTGTCTGGCCGATAATAGGTAAGGGTGGTGAATAATAGGAAAGTCGAACACTCTCTACAATTATCGTAACCTTTCTAAACAAACCGgtaaattgaaaatatttttgtaaaatactCATGGCAAATAGTTAAAGAATCTTCGTTGCAAATTATGGGCAACGAATTTGTTTTGTTCGCGAGATATTTTAGCGTAAACCTACTGTAAAGTGGCCGATAATAGGTACGAGTGCCTTAAATACACTAAAACATGTGAATTATACAACTATTTAAACAATCTTTTTTCATAATTGATCCCATATTTATGATTTATTAGCAAGCAGGCGGATAGTCAGGTTTGGATGCTGGAGTTATATGAACCCCTTTCTCGCTTTGGATGCCAAAAtagtagattttttttttaaagtgaagTTGTTAAAGTAGTAATCTGGAGAATCAAGAGAATTCACACTTGGTTATATTACGAGTGACTACTATCGCCGCCCTTGTATAACATAGAGTAAACTAGTTGAATGCTAGATGTAATTTATCTATAAACTTTGCAGCTAGAAAGTTGAGTACCAAATAATCGACTACCAAGGAAAAGGTCTAAGATGATCCGCAGGCCTCACCAAAAAGTAAGGGATGGAGAAAGACAACTCACCAACAATGGCCCCTTTTACACCCAAACTCATCGTTCTTCCCAAACAGTTGTGGCCATCCAATTCTTCTACGTGTAGATCGCTTTGTTTAATCATGTTGTCAAGGTTTAAACTGTCATGAATTTTGTTGAAAATCCACACAGCAAATCACAACACCAGATCCAAAATGGCTGCCCTCTCTCTGTCCCAGGAATACTCTTCAAAGATGGTGGTCAtaacacaggctacccaagtaattttaaagttttttccACTTCTAGAAATTTTAATTTACAGTGTGATGAAACAGCGGATgggagaaaataaaataaaagaaaagaaaaggacTTGTTCTTATGTTGCCAACAGAGGGCTTTTAATGTAACAGCAAAAAATTCACATACTTTTCTAATTGGGGCCCCTGTGGTAAGAGGGTGTTCACTATTGCTCCAAATAAAGATCACCTCTCCTCTCAGATCACATCTCTCTCTGACGCATTTTTATACCCTTTCTAACTATATTATGGCGTGTACCGAGCCTCAAATCGACACAAATTCTCGTGATGTCGCTCTTAATGACGTTGTTGAGGACCATCCAGCATCCTACACAAGTTTCGACTCAAAATACAATCGAGCAAAGATTTCACTACTCT encodes:
- the LOC5504696 gene encoding inosine-uridine preferring nucleoside hydrolase, yielding MALFYHAIFLIVLVSATAGKFSKHTKKVSHGQGVEHQTKHVAPTKEDEPDDDVFDYKNDDKTTTNISTNSTRTKVIIDCDVGVDDAQAIMIALSQDSIEILAITTVTGNQNTEQATNNTLKVLDYCGERNIPVYKGITEGLTGDFVELSAYHGQDGLGDAQGLREPDRTPLKDKHAVLAMIDLVKANPGEISILALAPLTNLAIAGRLDPTFLTNVKAVHMMGGNKHAVGNHLVTAEFNFGADPEAAHIVLNEFKCNMSLITWEFTLENPMTWAWFDEYAAVNTTKGRFIYNITRHLKTFENGGPYITCDPFTVAVAARPDIITKSKMVYLTVELDGRITRGQVVVDWRGVMGKPPNVLLIENVDMSKFKRMMLDSVDAPRTIGGSRRSNYY
- the LOC5504697 gene encoding outer envelope pore protein 16-4, chloroplastic, whose product is MIKQSDLHVEELDGHNCLGRTMSLGVKGAIVGALYGSAAAALTPPKPAPTPLILQALTIVKNSTLLVGGAASLFAGTTCAMAAIRGKDDYKNWAAGGAASGALIGISRKSWALGSGAAVALAAAAAAAKYTGAYKHPFREDRIYV